Proteins encoded within one genomic window of Rhododendron vialii isolate Sample 1 chromosome 1a, ASM3025357v1:
- the LOC131307211 gene encoding probable alkaline/neutral invertase F, protein MHSDSRSFSAMAPAIATVVSGENAEQRTSSEKLHSSPKTKPNSTDTPRPTITVEENDSTPTEYTAQKLLLFDPRSNSSQKLLISPKQQCAAAEEAEKETDNCDGAVSSSGSGKAAMVLLVMKPSPSAANMDQIFDPIVSPVSGRVQGGHGASSSDNSTSMMEEAWERLKKSFVYFKGRPVGTLAALDPSAEALNYNQVFVRDFFPAGLACLMKSPPEPDIVKNFLLKTLHLQGWEKRIDNFTLGEGVMPASFKVLYDTHRKKDTLIADFGGSAIGRVAPVDSGFWWIILLRSYTKCTRDFSLSERPDVQRGMKLILSLCLSDGFDTFPTLLCADGCSMIDRRMGIYGYPIEIQSLFFFALRCAQLMLKPEGGGKELIERIDKRITALSYHIQHYYWLDFTQLNNIYRYRTEEYSHTAVNKFNVIPDSIPDWVFDFMPLRGGYFIGNVSPARMDFRWFLIGNCIAILSSLATPSQATAIMDLIEERWEELIGKMPLKISYPALEEHHWRIVTGCDPKNTRWSYHNGGSWPVLLWLLTAACIKTGRPQIAKRAIELVEQRLAKDGWPEYYDGKTGRYVGKQARKYQTWSIAGYLIAKIMIENPSNLLMISLEEDKKIAKPRLTRSVSWSC, encoded by the exons ATGCACTCGGACTCACGCTCCTTCTCTGCAATGGCTCCCGCAATCGCTACTGTCGTCTCCGGCGAAAATGCCGAGCAGCGAACCTCATCGGAAAAGCTACATTCATCGCCGAAAACCAAGCCGAACTCAACCGATACACCACGACCGACGATCACAGTCGAGGAAAACGACTCAACACCAACGGAGTACACAGCACAGAAGCTCCTACTATTCGATCCTCGCTCAAACAGTTCTCAGAAACTTCTGATTTCTCCGAAGCAACAATGTGCCGCAGCTGAAGAGGCGGAGAAGGAGACGGACAACTGCGACGGCGCCGTTTCGTCCAGCGGAAGCGGCAAGGCGGCGATGGTACTGCTTGTGATGAAGCCGTCGCCAAGCGCGGCGAATATGGACCAGATCTTTGATCCGATTGTGTCTCCGGTAAGCGGAAGGGTGCAGGGCGGGCACGGTGCGAGTTCTTCGGATAATTCGACGTCGATGATGGAGGAAGCGTGGGAGAGACTGAAGAAGTCGTTCGTGTACTTCAAAGGAAGGCCGGTTGGTACTCTGGCCGCTCTCGATCCCAGCGCCGAGGCTCTCAATTACAATCag GTTTTTGTGAGAGACTTCTTTCCTGCTGGCTTAGCCTGCTTGATGAAATCTCCGCCTGAACCAGATATTGTGAAGAATTTTCTATTGAAGACCCTCCATCTCCAAGGCTGGGAGAAGAGGATTGATAACTTCACTTTGGGAGAAGGTGTGATGCCAGCTAGTTTCAAAGTTTTGTACGACACACATCGCAAGAAGGATACATTGATTGCAGATTTTGGAGGCAGTGCAATTGGTAGAGTTGCACCTGTTGATTCAGGGTTCTGGTGGATTATATTGCTGAGGTCATACACAAAATGCACAAGGGATTTTTCTCTGTCGGAACGACCTGACGTGCAACGGGGGATGAAGTTGATACTCAGTCTTTGCTTATCTGACGGATTTGACACTTTCCCCACACTTCTATGTGCAGACGGGTGTAGCATGATTGACAGGAGGATG GGAATATATGGTTATCCAATAGAGATCcagtcccttttcttttttgctctaAGGTGTGCACAACTAATGCTAAAACCAGAGGGTGGTGGAAAAGAACTGATTGAGAGAATTGACAAGCGAATTACAGCTCTGAGCTACCACATACAACATTACTACTGGCTCGACTTCACTCAACTGAATAACATCTACCGTTACCGTACTGAAGAATACTCCCACACTGCTGTCAACAAATTCAATGTCATTCCTGACTCTATTCCAGATTGGGTTTTTGATTTCATGCCCTTACGAGGAGGGTATTTTATTGGCAATGTCAGCCCAGCTCGCATGGACTTCCGCTGGTTCTTGATTGGCAACTGCATAGCGATCTTGAGCTCTTTAGCCACACCTTCCCAAGCTACTGCAATTATGGATCTAATTGAGGAGCGCTGGGAAGAATTAATTGGGAAGATGCCTCTCAAGATTAGTTATCCTGCACTTGAAGAACACCACTGGAGAATTGTCACTGGTTGTGATCCAAAGAACACGCGCTGGAGTTACCATAATGGTGGATCTTGGCCAG TTCTTCTATGGCTGCTGACAGCAGCATGTATAAAGACCGGCAGGCCTCAAATTGCAAAGAGAGCGATAGAGCTGGTGGAGCAGCGCCTTGCCAAAGATGGGTGGCCTGAGTATTATGATGGGAAGACTGGTCGTTATGTTGGGAAGCAAGCAAGGAAGTACCAGACGTGGAGCATAGCCGGGTACCTGATTGCAAAGATTATGATAGAGAACCCTTCCAATCTCCTTATGATCTCACTTGAAGAGGACAAGAAGATAGCAAAGCCGAGGCTCACGCGCTCTGTCTCATGGTCCTGCTAA